The window TACTCGCGCAGCACGAATTCCGAGCACAGTTTGGTCGCCCCGTACATGGACTTGGGGCCGTTGAGGTCAAAATCCACGTCCAGCCCCGCCGTCGACCAGCCGCGCGGCCCGGCACCATCCTCCCAGACAAAGCGCGTCTCGTCCTCGCGGCGCGGCACGGCGTTGATGGGGGCGTAGGGGTAGACGCGGCTGGTGGACAGAAACACCACGTCCGCCCCGTTTTTGCGGGCCACTTCCAGGCAGTTGATGGTGCCGGTCAGGTTGGTGTTGACCAGGTATTTGGGCGAACCGCCGAAGCCGGCCAGCACCGAGGGCTCGGCCGAGCATTCGAGCAGCACGTCGATGTTGTCCTCGAACTCCAGGTCCTCGGGATTGCGGATGTCCCCGTGCACGAACCGGATGCCCTCGGCCGCCAGGCGCGGCAGATTGAACTCCGAACCCCGGCGCTTCAAATTATCGAGCACGATCACTTTCAAATCAGGGTACTTGCGCTTAAACGCCACGGCCAGGTTGCTGCCCACGAACCCGGCCCCGCCGGTGACAAGCATGGTGCGCATGCAGGGGACTCCTTGGGAG of the Solidesulfovibrio sp. genome contains:
- a CDS encoding NAD-dependent epimerase/dehydratase family protein, with protein sequence MRTMLVTGGAGFVGSNLAVAFKRKYPDLKVIVLDNLKRRGSEFNLPRLAAEGIRFVHGDIRNPEDLEFEDNIDVLLECSAEPSVLAGFGGSPKYLVNTNLTGTINCLEVARKNGADVVFLSTSRVYPYAPINAVPRREDETRFVWEDGAGPRGWSTAGLDVDFDLNGPKSMYGATKLCSEFVLREYEAMYGVRAVVNRCGVIAGPWQFGKVDQGVFSLWVQAHYFKRQLAYIGFGGRGKQVRDLLHVDDLFDLLDAQLADLEKASGKIYNVGGGLSCSLSLLETTRICEELTGNAIAIRGDAVDRPADLAIYIGDNRRVTADYGWAPKRSARNVLEDLLAWVRQHEANLRTLATL